In Brienomyrus brachyistius isolate T26 chromosome 3, BBRACH_0.4, whole genome shotgun sequence, the following proteins share a genomic window:
- the etfbkmt gene encoding electron transfer flavoprotein beta subunit lysine methyltransferase, translated as MLQRYLQRLRFATKTNMVKKNICVSYCTVNGRYSHILNVSSEDDIKQFIIANTDIVRRNNLTPEINLRLFTPNSKFWHAKPELWPFTDPYWAIYWPGGQALARYLLNNPGVARGRKVLDLGCGCGASAIAAEISGAVYVLANDVDPVAAIATKLNCELNGLEPLPTETENLIGCEPKGWDLILLGDMFYEEVLIDSLHTWLRSCIQAHGTQVLIGDPGRAHLENHVIRKHLCLLANFELPESIREENFGLTNSCVWSYQPEL; from the exons ATGTTGCAGCGTTATCTGCAACGCTTGCGGTTTGCGACGAAAACTAATatggttaaaaaaaacatctgtgtTTCGTACTGCACCGTAAATGGCCGTTATAGTCACATTTTAAACGTTAGCTCTGAAGACGACATTAAGCAGTTTATTATAGCAAATACAGACATAGTGAGGAGAAATAATTTAACCCCAGAAATCAACTTAAGACTCTTTACTCCAAACTCTAAATTCTGGCACGCAAAACCAGAATTGTGGCCGTTCACTGACCCATACTGGGCTATTTACTGGCCGGGTGGACAAGCACTTGCAAG GTATCTGTTAAATAACCCGGGAGTGGCCCGGGGCAGGAAGGTCTTGGACCTGGGCTGTGGATGCGGCGCCTCCGCCATCGCTGCGGAAATCAGTGGCGCTGTTTACGTCTTAGCTAACGACGTAGATCCAG TTGCAGCCATCGCCACCAAACTGAACTGTGAATTAAATGGCTTAGAACCCCTCCCCACTGAGACAGAGAACTTGATTGGCTGTGAGCCCAAGGGTTGGGACCTCATCCTGCTTGGAGACATGTTCTATGAGGAGGTACTGATTGACAGCCTGCACACCTGGCTTCGGAGCTGCATCCAGGCCCATGGCACGCAGGTCCTGATTGGAGACCCGGGACGGGCCCACCTGGAGAACCACGTGATTAGGAAACATCTGTGTCTACTAGCTAACTTTGAGCTTCCTGAATCAATTAGGGAAGAGAACTTTGGCCTCACCAACAGCTGCGTGTGGAGCTATCAGCCAGAGCTATGA